A stretch of Chiloscyllium plagiosum isolate BGI_BamShark_2017 chromosome 6, ASM401019v2, whole genome shotgun sequence DNA encodes these proteins:
- the LOC122550492 gene encoding gamma-glutamylaminecyclotransferase-like isoform X2 gives MSTPPDWKIAWKMNAVFVYGTLKKGQPNYRYMIDSSKGTGLFYGKGRTQQKYPLVIAGKYNIPFLLNVPTKGHQIFGEIYLVDDQLLQFLDEFESCPDIYQRNSVKIHVLEWDNKDGKMDVKPGEDGTLMCFLYSTTNYEDDWLNLPYYENYDPFDNYEQPKYIVREAR, from the coding sequence GGAAAATGAACGCTGTGTTTGTGTACGGCACTCTCAAGAAAGGTCAACCTAACTATCGCTACATGATCGATAGCTCAAAGGGGACTGGATTGTTCTATGGCAAGGGACGTACTCAGCAGAAATATCCACTGGTGATTGCGGGGAAGTATAATATTCCATTTTTGCTCAATGTGCCAACAAAAGGACATCAAATATTTGGAGAGATTTACTTAGTCGATGACCAACTGTTACAGTTCCTCGATGAATTTGAAAGTTGCCCAGATATTTACCAGCGCAACTCTGTCAAAATTCATGTACTAGAGTGGGACAATAAAGATGGCAAAATGGATGTGAAGCCAGGTGAAGATGGAACACtaatgtgttttctgtacagcACCACAAACTATGAAGATGATTGGTTGAATCTTCCTTACTatgaaaactatgacccctttGACAACTATGAACAACCAAAGTATATCGTACGTGAGGCTAGATAA
- the LOC122550492 gene encoding gamma-glutamylaminecyclotransferase-like isoform X3 gives MNAVFVYGTLKKGQPNYRYMIDSSKGTGLFYGKGRTQQKYPLVIAGKYNIPFLLNVPTKGHQIFGEIYLVDDQLLQFLDEFESCPDIYQRNSVKIHVLEWDNKDGKMDVKPGEDGTLMCFLYSTTNYEDDWLNLPYYENYDPFDNYEQPKYIVREAR, from the coding sequence ATGAACGCTGTGTTTGTGTACGGCACTCTCAAGAAAGGTCAACCTAACTATCGCTACATGATCGATAGCTCAAAGGGGACTGGATTGTTCTATGGCAAGGGACGTACTCAGCAGAAATATCCACTGGTGATTGCGGGGAAGTATAATATTCCATTTTTGCTCAATGTGCCAACAAAAGGACATCAAATATTTGGAGAGATTTACTTAGTCGATGACCAACTGTTACAGTTCCTCGATGAATTTGAAAGTTGCCCAGATATTTACCAGCGCAACTCTGTCAAAATTCATGTACTAGAGTGGGACAATAAAGATGGCAAAATGGATGTGAAGCCAGGTGAAGATGGAACACtaatgtgttttctgtacagcACCACAAACTATGAAGATGATTGGTTGAATCTTCCTTACTatgaaaactatgacccctttGACAACTATGAACAACCAAAGTATATCGTACGTGAGGCTAGATAA